Proteins encoded together in one Balearica regulorum gibbericeps isolate bBalReg1 chromosome 3, bBalReg1.pri, whole genome shotgun sequence window:
- the MCFD2 gene encoding multiple coagulation factor deficiency protein 2 — protein sequence MMSVRILRIRLLFCFLAAFFISALAEEHVGESQHPNIRLDKNLVQDKDHIMEHLEGVIEKPESEMSPQELQLHYFKMHDYDGNNLLDGLELATAISHVHKEEGGEHTQAMKEEELISLIDDVLRDDDKNNDGYIDYAEFAKSLE from the exons ATGATGTCCGTGAGGATTTTAAGAATACGtctgctgttctgctttctggCTGCATTCTTCATCTCTGCCCTAGCTGAGGAACATGTGGGAGAGAGTCAACATCCAAATATTCGCCTTGATAAGAACTTGGTACAAGATAAAGA ccacATCATGGAACATTTGGAAGGTGTTATTGAGAAACCGGAATCTGAGATGTCTCCACAAGAGTTGCAGCTTCATTACTTCAAAATGCATGATTACGATGGCAATAATTTGCTAGATGGGTTAGAGCTTGCTACTGCTATATCACACGTCCACAAAGAG gAAGGTGGTGAGCATACCCAGGCAATGAAAGAAGAAGAGCTGATTAGTCTAATAGATGATGTCTTAAGAGATGATGATAAGAACAATGATGGATACATTGACTATGCAGAATTTGCAAAATCACTGGAATAA